The Chitinophaga parva genomic sequence TCCACGTAATCTCACATTAGCCACGGTGGTGGCATCGTTGGGCGGCCTGTTGTTTGGCTTTGATATGGCCGTGGTATCGGGCATATTGCCGTTTGTAAAAGAACAGTACCAGCTTAATCCTGCACAGGAAGGCTGGTTTGTTTCCTCCGCCCTGGCCGGGTGCATAGGTGGCGTACTTTTTTCCAGTGACATCAGTGACCGGCTGGGGCGCAGGAAACTGCTCTTCTTTGCCGCCTTACTTTTCCTGCTCTCTGCCCTGGGATGTGCGCTGCTGGAGCCTTTCAGCCTGCTCATCGTGGCACGCATCTGCTGCGGGGCAGCGGTGGGTATTGCTTCCAGTGTGGTGCCCCTGTATCTTTCTGAAATAGCGCCGGCGCACAACCGTGGCCGCCTGGTTACTTTTTACCAACTGGCAGTGACCATCGGCATTTTTGTGGCATATGGCAGCAATATTTTACTGCTGCAGCATGGGCAGGACTTCCTGCCAGGTATGCTGGTATGGCGTAAGATGTTTGGCGTGGCTATGCTGCCCGCCGCGCTTTTCCTGCTGGGCATTGTATGGATACCCGAAAGTCCCCGCTGGCTGATGCAAAAAGACCTGCCCCAAGTGAATGATGGCGGTTACCGCATGCTTTGGTCGCCGGCATACCGCAAACCCCTGCTGATAGGTATTTTGCTGCCATTCTTTTCACAGTTCAGCGGCATTAATGCCATCATTTACTACGGGCCTACCATCCTGCACAGCGCCGGCATTACCCTGGATAATTCTTTACTGAGCCAGCTGTTTTTCGGCGCAGCCAATGTATTATTCACGTTCATTGCCATCTGGAAAGTAGATTCCCTGGGCCGCCGGCCATTGTATCTTTGGGGCACCGCCGGTGCCATGGTGGCCTTGCTTTGTACCGGCATCTGTTTTTATACCGGGCATACAGGCGGCGTGCTGTTGCTGCTTTGCGTGCTGGCGTTCCTGGCTTTTTTTGCCTTCTCCATCGGACCGTTGAAATTTGTGATCGCTGCAGAGATCTTCCCGGATGCCATCCGCGCCAAGGCGCTTTCCCTCAGCATCCTGGTGATGTGGGTGGCGGATTTTGCAGTAGGGCAGCTTACACCGATGCTGCTGAGCGGCATTGGTACTGCAGGCACCTTCTGGTTCTTTGCATCTTTCTGCGTAGTAGCATTTATTATTGTATACAGGATGGTACCCGAAACCAAAGGGCAAACCTTGGAACAAATACAACAACATTGGAACCTCATGCATTAACACCACCGCTGGTACTGGTGGCTGATATAGGCGGTACTCACATCACCACTGCCCTGGTAGAACTGCCATCCGGCCGCCTGCTGGAGGATACCCTGCACCGTGGCCACGTGCGTGCACAGGCCGGGGTGAACATCATCCTGGATGATTGGGCGGCAGTAATGCAACGAAGCATGCAGGGCGCAGATGTACAGGCACTGGGCATTGCCATGCCCGGCCCGTTTGATTATGAAACGGGTATCTCCCTGATCAAGGGATTCCACAAGTATGAGGCATTGTATGGGAAGAACGTGAAAACCTTGCTGATGCAGCGTTTGGATTTACAGTCCATTCGTATGGCCAATGATGCGCGCTGCTTTTTGCAAGGGGAGTTACTGGCAGGCGCCGTGCAGGGAGCGCAGGAGCTAATGGGCTTCACGCTCGGCACTGGCTTTGGCTCTTCCGTGGCTGCACAGGGTATAGCACAGGAAGCGCATTACTACGATTTTCCTTTCCGTGGCACGCGTGCGGAAGATTACTTTTGCAGCCGCTGGCTGGTGCAGCGCTATGCCGTGCTGGAGCCTAATGCGCTTATTGCTGATGTAAAGACCATTGCCATGCGGGCGGCGGATGATGGAGCGGCCCGGCAGTTGTTCAGCGAGTTTGGCGGCAACCTCGCGGAATTCTTTTCCCTGCTGGAAGTGCCGCCGGCACTGGCTTTGCTGGGTGGAAATATTACCAATAGTTATTTCCTCTTCGGGCCCGCATTGGAAGCAGCACTACAGCAATATGGTATTCCCACGCAGATAAAACTGGCCAGCCTGGGAGAAGCGGCCCCTTTGTATGGCGCAGCAGCATTGTTTCTGCAAGGCGCTTGATCATCCGTTAGACTGCAGGATATTGAACCGGTTCAGCGCCTTTACGGTGGCATTCTTGTAATTGCGGCCAATAGGCAGGCTGATGGCGTTTTCCAGCTTTACGAGGGCAGGGGTGAAGGTGGTTACCTTTTCCAGCGCTATGATGTAAGAACGGTGCACGCGGATGAATTTGTGCTCCGGCAATTTCTTTTCCAGGTAGCCGATCTTGTTATAGGTAATGATCTGCCCTTGCATGGTTTTTACCCGCACATAATCGCGCAGGCTTTCAATGTAAATAATGTCTTTGAGCAATACTTTCACCATTTCCTTTTCTTCCCGCAGGTAGATGTAAGATTCGTTGAATGAATGCAGGAGCTGGTGGTCCGGGTCTGCCGCGGGGCTGGAAAGCTGGCTGCCCAGGGCCTTGCTCACTGCGCGCAGGAAGCGCTCAAAGGAAATAGGTTTCAGCAGATAGTCCACTACATCGAGGTCAAAGGCTTCCACGGCGTAATCGCGATAAGCAGTAGTGAGTATCACTTTGGGTTTGTAAGACAACGATTTGAGCAGCTCTATGCCGGTGATCTTGGGCATCTGGATATCCAGGAAAAGCAGGTCTATCTGCCGGTGTTGCAGGCAGGCCAGGGCCTCCACTGCGTTGTTGCAACTGCGGGCCAGTACCAGGCTATCCACGCGCTGTATGTAATTTTGCAGCAGCTGTATAGCCAGGGGTTCATCATCTACAACAAGACATTTCATATCGCTATTTTCAGGATCACGAGGTAAGATTCTTCATCAAAGATCTGCAGGGAATACTGGTCCTTGTAGATCAGGTCCAGCCGTTTTTTAACATTGGTAAGCCCAATGCCGCAATGGGCGGACTTTTCCAGGGGCGGATCACATTTGCTGTTTTCTATTTTAATGATCAGCTGTGCATCGTTTACCAGGATGTCAATGTGCACCCAGATATTACCAATATCGTTGCTGAAGCCGTGCTTGAAACTGTTTTCCACGAAGGGCAGGATGAGCAGGGGCGCTATCAGGTACCCACTTACATCTGACAGTACATTCAATGACACATCCAGCCTGTCCTCATAACGGATCTTTTCCAGCACGATATAATTTTCAATATAGGCGATCTCCTTTTGCAACGGTACAAAAGGCTTGTTGCTTTCATACAGCATGTAGCTCATGAGCTCAGAAAGCTTGTACACTACTTCCGGCGCCTTCCGCGACTGATCGATGGTAAGGGCGTAGAGATTGTTAAGGGTGTTGAAAAGGAAGTGCGGGTGGATCTGCCCTTTCAGGTATTTAAGTTCTGCCTCCAGCTTTTCGTGCTGATACACCTGTTTTTCTTTCTGGCTTACATACCATTGTTTGATGAAATGCATTGTAGCTACCAGGGCCACTACAGAGTACACGCCAAAGGTTTCCATGATGATCTTGGGCACATACCACAGCGGCTGCACAGTAGCCCAATCCGGGTAGAAATTGGGATACACGATCTCGTAACTCACCAGTCTTGCACAGATGCCAAACCCGGTCACTGACAGGAAAAGCAGGTAGAGCAGGCGCCGGTTGCGGGGCTGCTCCCGGAGGTAGCGGGTGAGCAGGTAGAGCGTTACGTAGGTGGCGGTGATCTTCACCGGCAAGGCGATGGCGGCCGAGCAGATGCGTTTGTACGGCACTACTTCTATGGTGGAGGCGATGGGCCCGTCGTATATGTAGTAGCACACCCAGAAAAGGAGGTGCCCCACCCAGGTGGTGGAGAGGATGCGCTGGAATATGGACCGTAATTGGATAAACATTTGTTTCAAGTTACCACTATTTGCCGCGGTGCCCAATGGGCATTCTGCAAACAACGGTCCCGGCCTACAAACGGCAGGAAGGCGGCTTCCCAGGGCTGGGTTTGCTAGCTGGAAGATTTTTTTTTGACGAGGATGCCGCTGTGGTAGCCGTTTCCGGGGGATGCCGGGAAAAAATTGAAATCTCTTTTGTTGTTATTGGGAAAAATCATATTTTTGCATCCCGCAATACGGAAAAAGCATTGCCGAATAGTATAACGGTAGTACGACAGACTCTGACTCTGTTTGTCTTGGTTCGAATCCAGGTTCGGCAACAAATGAAACCCGCAACAGTAGCGGGTTTTATAAATTAAAGCCCCATTTATTAGCTGTGATGCTTTGTTGTTCGTCATTAAAAACGTCAATAAAAGCAAAGATGAAAATGTTACCCAACGGCTGTTCTTACAGCGAGTTCAACATCGTACCCGCCAACTGGAATACCTCCCGTGCTTCAATCAAAAAAACTTGGTACATGGAATACTACTTTCATGACCCGGCATTTAAGGACCGCTATCCGAATGGCTTCCCCGTTCGCCGTAAGGGTGGTATTAACCGCGTGAAGGATCTTGATAGCCGTCAGCAACTGATGCAGCAGCTGTGTGATCTGCAGCGGGATCTGCTGGAAAACCAAGGTTACAATCCCATTACCAAAACGATGTTGGAGGCTGAAGTGCCAGATGCAGAACCAACCCTCCCGCCAGCGCCAGCGCCAATACATTACCCGGTCGATGATCGTACACTCAGTACTCATAAGTACCTGGAATCGCTCAACGGCCTGATACCGGATGTGGACACGCCGTTAATCCCGGCCCTATGGCTTGGCCTTAAAAGAAAGGTGTACGCGCCCAAAGCAGTAAATGACATCGGTAGCATTATCCGCGGCGTGGAAGACGCTGCCAGGGCCCTGCAGCTGGACCAGCTGAAGATCTCTGAGCTGAAACGCCGGCACCTGGTGCTCATCCTGGAGAAGTGTGCAGAGCTCAATCCCAAATGGAGCGATAACCGCCGCAACATGTACAAGGCATACCTATCTGGCATCATCAAACCATTACTCACCCTGGAATGCCTGGAAAACAATCCCACTGCCGGCATTGATAAGGTAGATGTCGTACGCCCACCGCGGGAGAAGCCTACCTGGGAAGAGCGCAAGAAGATAGGCGACCACCTGAAGGAACGAGATTACCGATTTTGGCGGTTCGTCCAAATGTTCTTTCACAGCGGGGCCAGGGAAACCGAACTGATAGAGGTGAAGGACACTGATGTTGACCTGGAGAACCAAACCGTATGGGTTACCGTTCGGAAGCGGAAAGGATCGCCAGTGAGAACCAGGAAGCCTATTAAAACCATAGCGCTACCTATATGGCAAGAAGTATTGCAGGAGTGCAATGCCGTCCGCGCAAAGCATCCTGGTACGCCGGTGAACTTGTTTGGGCGGCTACTCAAACCTGGCATATTAAGCGATAGAAGTACAATACGGCCCGATCAGGTTGGCCGTCGCTGGAAGAAATACGTTAAGGGTGACCTGGGCATAGAAAAGGATCTGTATTCCCTGAAGCACCTCAACACGGAAGAAATGATGGATGCCCTGTCAAAAGAAACCAGCATTGAGCAGGCCGAAAAAGAGGTTGCGGATATTATGAGCCATACCAGCGAAAAGATGCTGCAGCAGGTGTATGATCAAAAGAATGCCGAGCGCAAGAACTGGCGGGCGGCAGCAGTGAGCAACCCTTTCTGTTGATCTCGCGAAATGTTAGTATATGCGAAGAGACTTTGAAATCGAGCTTCACATCGGTGACAACCGCCAGATGCTCAGAATTGGCCAGCCCCCAGGTGGCGGCAGCGGTTATGACATTTCTTACTACGAGAACCCGGATGTTAACAAATACTGGCACCTGGGCACGGTGATATTGTCAGATGGATATTGGGTGTTCCACATGAACCCAAACAACATAGTGGATATGGAGGGAATGGAGTTGATTGCATTCCTCCTGAACGGAGATGAAAGCAATTATCCGTTGCGCATCGAAATCCGCCACGCCCGGGATCCATGGCAACGAAAAAGCTGCCCATGAATAGGCGGCCGGTAATCTCATTGTTTGTTAACCCATCTGAAGGTAGGAAAATATTATTTGTAGGATGTTAATTATCAGTTAATATATCCTGTAGAATTAGCTCTTCAATTCTCCGGCTGGCACCACGCCCATACTTCGCACGAAAGGCGGCCATAATGGATGGGAGCACGGTAAGGGGGTACTGCTGGCGCTTTTCTATATTCAGGGCCGCGGCTGACTTCCGCCCGGCATCTACCCTGGCGCCCCCGCTGCCGGGCTTTCTTTTCTTATCCATTCTGCTGGTCCTCCCACACCAGATAGGCACGGTACCATGCCCAAGCATCGTCCAGCAGGGCCGTTAATTGGGGCTCGTCGTCCTTGTTGAACTCGACAATATTGTCATGAAATTTCATCACAACGAGCTGGAATACCTCGTCCCTTCCATATTGATAATCCTTGCTGACATAGCTATCACCGGCTACCGGATCATCATCGTCCATGCTCAGAACCCGGATAAGCGATATGGGGGACTGCGTGTGCAGAATGTACTGTCCGGCTTGCGGGCGTTGCGGATCTTCCGCTAAAAGGAACCTATTTTGTTCTATCTTTGCCATGATCACTGATTGTGATTGCTTTAACAATTAGCCCCGGGAGTGATTACCCGGGGCTTTATTTTTTTGTCGCTTAATTTTTTACCAACCGGCCAACTATTTTACGGCCATTTCTTTTTGCATCTACCTTTCTTTGCTTATTGATTTCCAGCGCCTCTTTGTAGGATGAGGCTTCAATGATATGAGTGTAAGCTACTCCGTTGATGATCACCTGGTTGATGTACTTGTTCATTTTGTTTGATTTGATTGTGATTGATTGCTTTAATATTAAAAAAGATTTGATTTCAATGCCTTGTTTGCTGCTTCATTTCCTTCAGCAATCCGGGCAATAGCTGCCTTGCCCTCTGCTATTTTAGCATCCTCTTGGGCTATTTTAGCCATCATTTCAGCGGCTTGTTCAACGCCAAGGTGCTTGGCCTTGGTTTCCAGTTCGTCAAGCGCCTTTTCAGCCTCTTCATATGTGGCGAAGGTAGTTTCGGGAAGCAGGTAAGTCTCTGTGCGGTTCTTTTCTTCCCAAAAAACAATACCCATCTTGCCATCCACACTTTTCACTTCTCCGATGCCATATTTTAAGTTGATAACGTACATAGTGTTTGTTGTTTGATGAAGTAAAGATACGACTATGTTTTGAAAAAACAAATTATTTTTTCAAAAAACAGGAAATATTTTTTCAGGCCCTCCGGGACATAAAAAAACCACTCTGGGAAGAGTGGCTTTTAACCAGCACCTTTATACGTGCCTGGCTGCGGATGCAGGACGAATATCAGGTGTCGCTGCGCATGGTATCTGCGTAATAAAAAAGCCAGGGAACAATCCCCGGCCGTGCATATATCAACCAAAATCTGTACTTTAACAAGGATTTTTTGTTATTTGATAGTAAACCCTGAACCCTAATGGAATCCCTAATTACCACTCTGGTAACAACGTTGGTAGGCCTTCTTGTAACTGGCTTTGCCTATCTTAGCTATAAACACCCACCAATTTGCCGCAAGGTGTCGTTGATTTTCGCCAATGTAACTTTGCCAATTATGCTGGGTATTGTGTTTTATTATAGGGGTCACGTTGATGCGCTCATGCAATGCCAATCAATTATTCCTTTGGCAGAAAACAAAAAATTCCTTGATATTATCATATCAGACCGCCAAGTCGTTTCATATTTGGGGTTAGCATTTGTGTTAGACGTTATTATTGTGGTAGTTTTCTTTTTCCTTTCTTATCTATTTCAAGACATGCATGCAGAAAAAATAAAGAACGCTAACGATGATCCCCCAGGCCGCTCCAACGGCGCAGAAAATTAGAAGTTTCTTTAATTCCTTCCTATTCATAAGAATAACTCTTTTGATTGCTTATACATTGACGCGAAGTTATTCCGCTCTTTGTCTGTAGGCATATACTTCGCACTACCGTGCACCCACTCTTTCAGGTAGGCGTCGGACAGTTCCACTTCGTTATCGATACGCATGTGCAATATCAGATGTGGCGTACCTCCCACGTACAGGCCGCGCTGCTCCACCCGGTCCACCAGGAAATCAACACTGTCCTGCCATGAGCCGAAGGCGACAAATAGTCGTTGATTGCCTGTACCGTTCTCGCCCTTCTTCACAACGCCCTGGATGCGGTTGTCCCATTTTTCCGGCCACCGCGCACCATCCGCCTGCACGCCGGCGTAATTGTTATTTACTCCCGACCGGCCGTTACCGCTTTCGTTTCGGAACATGATGTAAGCCGCACGCTTTACTTCCGCTGGCACGGCCAGGCCCTGAAGGTATTTAACCACTGCCCCCATCTCAACGGAAGTGCGCATATAGGGCAGGAATGGCTTATCTGTGTATGCATTCGTCATGGTAATGGTATCTTGCTTTTAATTCGTTTGTAAATGAGCGCTGCCCCAATAACCAGGGCCACAATGCCGGCTATCCACCACACCCAGGAGGGCACACCGCTGCGCGCCACCTGCTTATCCTTCACCAGCGTTTCCTGGTGCACAGTAGCCGCTGTACGCTGAGTGTTATGCGACACACTGTCCACAGTATAAATGCTATCAACCGGCGCCAGAACCGTTTTCTGCGGCGTGGTAGCGGCGGCATCCACCTTAATACCGCCGCCGGGCTGGCGCTGCGCCGTGACATCCATCGTGATATTGCCATTGGTAATATGTATGAGGTGAACAATGCCGCTGTCTACCGGCAGAAAGACGCCGTAGGCGTGCACGCTGTCCGGGGCCAGTATCACCGGCCGGCTAGCTTTAACGCTGGTCACGCTGTGTACTTGCAGGTCTGCCGACACGTGGCTGCTGCCTGTGCTATCACTGGTGCTGCGGGTAACCGTTTTGTGCTTATTCAGCGTCGAGCAGCCGGCCAGGATCACCAGGCTACTGAGCAGGAATGTTTTCGGTAGTCCCATCGGAATATACTTTAATCGTAATGAGTAATTTTTTTGTCGGGATAACCGGCGGCGTGGTCGTAGTGTCAACCGGGGCAACCGGCGCCGGGCCGCGGCTGTTAAGCAGCATCCACTCGTAGATGTTGAGCGTCTTGCCATTCACCACCCGGGTGGTTGTACCGTTGTACATTGCATCCCAGCCACCATGCCCGCCAGGGTACACCGTTGTCCAGGCATAGCCGCCGGCATTATTGATGGTGGTGGTGTACGCTTTTGCATAGTCTGTGTTCCCATCTGTACTACCTGAAATAAACCACACCGGGGTGTTGTATTTGGCGAACATCGGCAGGTTCTGCACCGCCTGCGCTTCTAGGGCTGCCGGCGACAAGCTCACCACGGCCGCTATCTTGCCGGCAAAAGTGGAATCCCAGCAGGCATACATTACCGAGGTCTGGCCGCCGGATGAAAGGCCGGTTGTGTATATCCGGTTGGTGTCTACCCGCAGCCCTTTCATGGCAGTTGCCACCGTGTATTTCCAAGCATACCGCATGGCTGCCGGGTAAGGAGACCACCCGCCGGCGTCCTGCACGGCTATCACGATAAACTTCTCCAACTTGCCCGTTACGGGATTCGTGGCCTGCGGCTCCCAGCCTGATTTGATGCGGCCCAGCAGGTAATTGCTGGTGAGCTTATTCACGTCGGTACCCGCCTCGCCAGTGCCGTGGAAGTAGATGATAGTGGGATAATACTTGGTCACGCTATCCTTGTACTCCTTGGGCGTAAACACCACGGTGTTGTCAGGGAATGCCGGCAACGCCCACTGTGTAGATGGGCTCTGAAATGTTGTGAATTGCGCCGTTGCTGTACCGGCGATAAGCGATAACAGCAGTAGTAATTTTAGTTTCATATTAAGAATTGATTGTTAACATAATTGCACACAAGCCGCCATCATTGCTACTGGATGGGTATTGCGCATTGAGTGCCATCGAGAGTACCCCAGATCCGTCTGCGGCAACGCCATCCCATGTGAGGTAATCCAGGACGTTGTACACATCACCCACGGAGTTCTTTGTTACGCCACCAATGGTACCAGTGATCCCGTAATGGGCGGTGCCACTCTCCGTTTTGTAGAAAGGGAAAATATCCACGCGGCAGGTCGCGTTGGCGGGTAGTCCGGTGAAATTCCATGTATTGGAGGCGTATACCCTGCGCGACTGGAGAAAGACGCCGCCAGGTAGGCCATGGTAACTACCGGGGCCTGCGCCCGGGAGATCCGCGGGCCATTGGGTGTACTGGCATACGAACGAAATGCCTGTTGGATTGCCATTCGTATCAACCAGCGCATTAACCGTGGTGCCCGTATCGGTAGCGGTAATCCTGGTGTAGTTGCCGGTAGCCGGGTTGGCGCTTGTTCCAAAGGCCAGCACCAGGTGCGTCTTGCCGACTTCCAGCGTAGTCTGTAGTGTTGACAACCGAGCCTCCAGCGCTGTTTTATCGCTGCTTGCAGGCAGCATATCTACCACGTGTTTGGCGGCCAGGTAGTGCAGGTAGTCCTGCGTACCCTCAGCATATGTAACGTAGTTTCCGGCTTCCTGGACACGATCCAGGCTATGCAGGAGCAGCCAGTCCTCGAACGTGAGGCTCATGAAGTTGGTTGCCGTGGCGAAATCGAACATGTGCTGGTTCCATTCCCGGTAGCTGTGATCACCGTCGTAATGGAACTGCGTCTGGGGAGCGATACGGCCGTTGGCTGCCGCCAGTGCATCTACGGCAGCAGCAACGTTCCCAACGCCTACACGCTGGTCCTGCAGGCCCTGTATGATGATACAGGGGATATCTTTGATCAATGAAGCATTGGCGGCCATGCCGTTGGATGGCGGAGAGCTGATTGCATAGGCCGCAAACCGGGTCGGTTGCTGGATGACCTTTGCGATCACGCCCGCAGCACCGTCCGAAAGACCACATAAATAAATGCGGTTCTGGTCTACGTTATAGTTGGAGATATTGTAGGCTATGCAACTATCAATAAGGTCAAGATGCTCAGTCCATGACCCTGCAGGCAACTGCGGAGCAGCCCCACGACACTTCATCAACTGGCCGGTTTCGGATATAACCAATGGTAAACCATCCTCCAGGACCTTATTAATGTCAGAGCCTCCCTGGTCAACCCCGTGCAGGAATACCAAAAGAGGTAATAGCTCAGTTCCATTATCCCCGCCCGGTAGTAATGTCCATTGCCGCTGCCCACTGGCTGCATCGTAGACATTATCGTCCGGACCGCCGGTACCAAAGAAGCGCTGGGGAATTGGCGTAGTGCTGCCGATCTGACGCCAGGCTGTTGTAGCGCGCACATAATCACCTGCCTTCAGCGGCAGCCATGCGGATCCGTTGTACACTTTCGCGCTGCGGTCAAGGGCGTCAGCCCAAGCACTGCCTGTATGTATTTTCACGTTGCTCATGGTTATGCCGGTTGTATCCATAAATCCCCCGGGAAATAAGTGCTACCTGCGGGTTCATCCGTCTGCTCAAACACCTGTATAGATCTCCCGGCGGCGCCGTCATCTCCATTTGTGCCAGGTGTGCCTGGGTCTCCCTGATCGCCCTTGGGGCCAATAAGGCCGGTACCGGCAGGCCAAGTGCCGGCTTTAGGACCATACATCGTATGCGTGGTGGTGTCAATGTAGAAATTGCCGTCAACGCCGGTGCCCGCAGCAGGTGCACCAGCGCCATATAGCACCGTATTACCGTCAGCACCGCGATCACCAGTATTTCCTTTATCACCCTGTGGTCCTGCATCCCCCGGGTCGCCTTTTTCACCTGGCTCCCCCTGATCTCCCTTTTCTCCCTTCAAAGAAGCAAGGAAGTCAGCTTCAGTGCCGGTGTTGCCGGCATCCAACCATATCTGATAGGCAGATTCTCCCGGATCACCTTTCGGCCCCTGTTGCCCGTCGCCAGCGTTTTGAGCTACGCTGGCGACTTTGAATTTAATATCGGTCATGGCGTTACTGTTTTGAGCACCTTAACGATGCCGGTTGGAGAATGGGTGATGATGTTAACAGAGAAAGGGAGCTTCAGGTCATACTCATACTCCCGTGGGCAAAGCGCCATGGTCTCTTCAGTGCTCATCAACCAGAGTTCTGTTGAGTTATCGGGATTCACCTGCAGGCCTGCGCCAATGCTGAAAATGGCCACGATGTTTCCAATCAGATCCCGGAAGGCGGCGGCCAGGTCAGGGATCAATGACCAATCAATGGGGTCATCATTTGCATCCGTAGCCTGGATGCTCTCTTTGAAGGTGTCCCCTTCACGGAAACAGATGGTAGTGAGCCTGCACATTGTTTTATTTTTTATCCTCTATTTTCTGCACTGTTTGCTCCAACGTGGTGACGCGGCTGCGTAGGTCCGCCTGGGATACCTGTACCTCTTGGATGTCATCAGTATTCTTCTGTATTTTACCATCGGTAGTTTTCTGAACCTCAGCCTGTTTCACCCTGTCGTCCACCAATCCAGATACTTTAGCATTGATGGTTGCAAGCTGCCATATTGAGGTGGCAACGTATCCCACAATAACCACCAGCTGAGCAATAGAAATGGTGATATTTTTTGCATTCACCTCCGCCATTTATCCCTCCTTTTTTTCTTCTTGCGTGATCGTTGCGCTAATGTCGGCGGTGGTAGTTCCTGTGGGTGGCGTTTTCTTTAAAGATGGACTACCGCCTATCAGCCAGGATATACCGGCAGTCAACACGGACCCCAGCAGGATGCCCTGCCCAGTGTCGACGAGGCGAATATTTTCTTTTGGTATTGGCAGGAAGGATATGCAGAATTGATACCCTATAACCGCAATGGCCAGGCCCACAATTAACCAGTAAGTCGGTTTGAAATGATCTTGCATGTTACTTATCTATTTTGCAATCCACCCAGTATTTCCGGAACCAGATTCTTTGATATACAATGTGCTGGTTGAACCGCCATCCGTTCGGAGAAATATACTTCCAACGGGCGCAGAAACTACGCTTTGAGGCGATCCAGAACCGGTAATTATTTTTACGCTTCCGAGTTGAATAGTACCAGGGGTCAATGTTATTACGGGGGTCTCCGTCTCTCCACCGGCCGATCCAGTGGCTAATCCCAGCGTAAGTGTGCTGTTGGTATTGTTAAACCCGACATACGCCCTGCGAGCGCCATTAAATAAGAAATCCCAAG encodes the following:
- a CDS encoding collagen-like domain-containing protein, coding for MTDIKFKVASVAQNAGDGQQGPKGDPGESAYQIWLDAGNTGTEADFLASLKGEKGDQGEPGEKGDPGDAGPQGDKGNTGDRGADGNTVLYGAGAPAAGTGVDGNFYIDTTTHTMYGPKAGTWPAGTGLIGPKGDQGDPGTPGTNGDDGAAGRSIQVFEQTDEPAGSTYFPGDLWIQPA
- a CDS encoding carboxylesterase family protein is translated as MKIHTGSAWADALDRSAKVYNGSAWLPLKAGDYVRATTAWRQIGSTTPIPQRFFGTGGPDDNVYDAASGQRQWTLLPGGDNGTELLPLLVFLHGVDQGGSDINKVLEDGLPLVISETGQLMKCRGAAPQLPAGSWTEHLDLIDSCIAYNISNYNVDQNRIYLCGLSDGAAGVIAKVIQQPTRFAAYAISSPPSNGMAANASLIKDIPCIIIQGLQDQRVGVGNVAAAVDALAAANGRIAPQTQFHYDGDHSYREWNQHMFDFATATNFMSLTFEDWLLLHSLDRVQEAGNYVTYAEGTQDYLHYLAAKHVVDMLPASSDKTALEARLSTLQTTLEVGKTHLVLAFGTSANPATGNYTRITATDTGTTVNALVDTNGNPTGISFVCQYTQWPADLPGAGPGSYHGLPGGVFLQSRRVYASNTWNFTGLPANATCRVDIFPFYKTESGTAHYGITGTIGGVTKNSVGDVYNVLDYLTWDGVAADGSGVLSMALNAQYPSSSNDGGLCAIMLTINS